From Gemmatimonadaceae bacterium, the proteins below share one genomic window:
- a CDS encoding thioesterase produces MTGSWLWNPRPRPMASARLLCFPYAGGGPSAYLPWLRLLPQQVELWIVSAPGGELRPDEPVETQRTRYVAAVCDALLQWPRLPMALFGHSFGAITAFEVARACAAQGRLPRRLFLAGKGVAPEDLDVATLCRLPDEQFLADVRARYGGPPRELDEAEDLRRVVMSRLRADLVLLASEPFTPEPALAVETTILFSPEDSSISPGGLDAWARCFVRPPSYRPYPGGHFFINSVRQSVVGDVRDALVDALAGQP; encoded by the coding sequence GTGACTGGGTCGTGGCTCTGGAATCCGCGGCCGCGACCGATGGCCTCGGCACGACTGCTCTGCTTCCCGTACGCAGGGGGAGGCCCGTCGGCGTATTTGCCGTGGTTGCGGCTGCTTCCCCAACAGGTCGAGCTTTGGATTGTGAGCGCGCCGGGAGGAGAACTGCGGCCCGACGAGCCGGTGGAGACGCAGCGGACACGCTACGTGGCCGCCGTGTGCGACGCGCTCCTGCAGTGGCCGCGACTGCCGATGGCGCTGTTCGGACATTCGTTCGGGGCCATCACGGCGTTCGAGGTGGCGCGCGCCTGCGCGGCCCAGGGCCGCCTGCCGCGGCGACTCTTCCTCGCGGGAAAGGGCGTGGCGCCGGAAGACCTGGACGTCGCGACGCTCTGCCGATTGCCCGACGAACAGTTCCTCGCGGACGTACGCGCGCGCTATGGAGGACCGCCTCGAGAGCTCGATGAAGCCGAAGACCTTCGCAGGGTCGTAATGTCGCGGCTTCGCGCCGATCTCGTCCTGCTCGCGAGCGAGCCCTTCACGCCGGAGCCCGCGCTGGCGGTCGAGACCACGATCCTGTTCAGCCCGGAAGACAGCAGTATCTCCCCGGGCGGACTCGATGCGTGGGCGCGCTGCTTTGTCAGGCCGCCGAGCTACAGGCCCTACCCGGGCGGTCACTTCTTCATCAACAGCGTCCGACAGTCCGTCGTCGGCGATGTCC
- a CDS encoding SLBB domain-containing protein: MRLSAISWALVVSAFAGGASPSLLRAQAPVPEGHESRTALTAELESYNAFANSSAYSQRTRAAARLTAEQLRSRLERGDFKPGDRFSVRVSGAVSFVDTITVLAGPSAQIGTFGELSLHGVLRSEIEGAVRGRVAETVRDANVTVRVLMRIAVFGAVASPGYRAVPLETRLDELLMSAGGPSPDADPMQIRVVRGGAVLMDGDRVMTAIAAGETVGSLGLVEGDLVSVEPREAPWNRAATLQLVTVFATPVVTFFLLR; encoded by the coding sequence ATGCGACTCTCTGCAATCTCTTGGGCGCTCGTCGTCTCCGCTTTCGCCGGCGGTGCCTCGCCGAGCCTGTTGCGCGCGCAGGCGCCCGTGCCTGAGGGCCATGAGTCGCGTACCGCGCTTACGGCCGAGCTTGAGTCTTATAACGCCTTTGCCAACTCCTCCGCCTACAGTCAACGGACCCGGGCTGCGGCGCGCCTCACTGCCGAGCAGTTGCGGTCTCGGTTGGAACGGGGTGATTTCAAGCCGGGCGATCGCTTTTCCGTGCGCGTGAGCGGTGCCGTCAGCTTCGTGGACACGATTACGGTTCTCGCCGGTCCGTCGGCTCAGATCGGGACATTCGGAGAGCTTTCGCTCCACGGCGTCCTGCGCTCTGAGATTGAGGGTGCCGTGCGCGGGCGCGTCGCGGAAACCGTGCGCGATGCAAACGTCACGGTTCGGGTGCTGATGCGCATCGCGGTATTTGGTGCCGTGGCCTCGCCCGGCTATCGGGCGGTGCCCTTGGAGACACGGCTGGACGAGCTGTTGATGAGTGCCGGCGGCCCGTCTCCGGACGCCGACCCGATGCAGATCCGTGTCGTGCGCGGCGGCGCGGTGCTGATGGACGGCGACCGCGTCATGACGGCCATCGCTGCCGGGGAGACGGTGGGATCGTTGGGGCTTGTCGAAGGTGACCTGGTCTCCGTCGAGCCGCGGGAGGCGCCCTGGAATCGGGCCGCCACGCTCCAACTCGTGACCGTGTTCGCGACACCGGTGGTGACGTTCTTCCTCCTTCGTTGA
- a CDS encoding response regulator, giving the protein MNSHEWHLRSLESILGPHGYAVLRAYNGKQAVERAISAHPDLIIIDADLPDRDGLDVCRELRALPSVSGYTPILITSAGQQSRQKRIEALRAGAWDFIGATFDGEELPLRLDAFVRAKQETDRMREESLLDELTGLYNLRGLARRARELGSSAFRQREAFACLVIAPLRGESAADASTDAWEAATLTRLAKILLRLGRTSDAIGTLGPGEFAIVAQGTDPAGAEKFAERLANAASELFGAEGIQLAVGYDAVSNYNDAPIDPSDMLTRASAAMRASRTASAGTRRSSIRRFEASLN; this is encoded by the coding sequence GTGAACAGCCACGAATGGCACCTCCGGTCCCTGGAGAGCATCCTGGGACCTCATGGCTACGCGGTGCTTCGCGCCTACAACGGCAAGCAGGCGGTGGAGCGCGCCATCAGCGCGCACCCGGACCTCATCATCATCGATGCGGACCTGCCTGACCGGGACGGGCTTGACGTGTGCCGGGAGCTGCGCGCACTCCCGAGTGTGAGTGGTTACACACCGATCTTGATCACGAGCGCGGGCCAGCAGAGCCGTCAGAAGCGCATTGAGGCGCTCCGAGCCGGCGCCTGGGATTTTATCGGTGCCACCTTCGATGGCGAGGAGCTGCCGCTGCGCCTCGACGCGTTCGTGCGCGCCAAGCAGGAAACGGATCGGATGCGCGAGGAAAGCCTGCTGGACGAACTGACCGGCCTGTACAACCTGCGCGGCCTGGCGCGGCGCGCGCGCGAGTTGGGCTCGTCCGCGTTCCGGCAGCGTGAAGCGTTCGCCTGTCTCGTAATCGCCCCTCTCAGGGGAGAATCGGCGGCTGATGCCTCCACCGACGCATGGGAAGCGGCGACGCTCACCCGCCTCGCGAAGATCTTGCTCCGGCTGGGACGTACCTCGGATGCCATCGGCACCCTCGGACCCGGCGAGTTCGCCATCGTCGCGCAGGGGACGGATCCGGCGGGCGCCGAAAAGTTCGCTGAGCGGCTGGCCAATGCGGCGAGTGAACTCTTCGGTGCCGAAGGTATCCAGCTCGCGGTGGGATACGACGCGGTGTCGAACTACAACGACGCGCCGATTGACCCCAGCGACATGCTCACGCGCGCTTCGGCGGCGATGCGTGCCTCGCGGACGGCGTCTGCGGGGACTCGCCGCTCAAGCATCCGGCGCTTTGAGGCGTCGCTGAACTAG
- a CDS encoding sigma-54-dependent Fis family transcriptional regulator — protein MPSEFRASLNVLLIDDERTLRETCRSILTSLGYRVEVASKGEEGLNLLQRRTFDIVLTDLYLPDVTGLELCQAALERAPETLVVVMTGNPSVASNVEVLRAGAWDYLPKPFSATHLEILIGRAAHTVMVSRESGEGPADPDGDSNAPLGSSVAFQRCLALARKVAATDASVFITGETGSGKEMIAQYIHSKSRRRNRPIVAVNCAAFPEGLLESEMFGHVRGSFTGAVRDKEGLLESANGGTMFLDELTEMPKSLQAKLLRVIQDGVVRRVGSNSTSSVVNIRFIAASNRDPDRAVADGALREDLFYRLRVVPIAIPPLRERPGDVALLSEHFLQRYWRQHRGIEERCPSLTEDAIRALQAYGWPGNVRELQNALEHAVVLLEPGQSVGAADIPLHGESRSRPLSGSAMEWSPDLLQESYHSARDRVIAQFERRYIEELVVAAGGNMSKAARIAGVDRTTLYRLMERHGLQREAVVSPNRSA, from the coding sequence GTGCCTAGCGAGTTCCGCGCCAGCCTCAACGTGCTCCTCATCGATGACGAGCGCACGCTCCGGGAGACCTGTAGGTCCATCCTGACCTCGCTTGGCTACCGCGTGGAAGTCGCCTCGAAGGGAGAGGAGGGGCTCAATCTCCTGCAGCGCCGCACGTTCGACATCGTCCTCACTGACCTGTATCTGCCCGACGTCACCGGCCTGGAGCTCTGCCAGGCCGCGCTCGAGCGGGCGCCCGAGACCCTTGTCGTCGTCATGACCGGGAATCCCAGTGTGGCGTCCAACGTCGAAGTGCTGCGGGCGGGCGCCTGGGACTATCTCCCGAAGCCTTTCTCCGCCACGCACCTCGAGATCCTGATTGGTCGGGCTGCCCACACCGTCATGGTCTCACGCGAGTCCGGCGAGGGCCCGGCCGATCCGGACGGCGACAGCAACGCCCCGCTCGGCTCCTCCGTCGCGTTTCAGCGCTGCCTGGCGCTGGCCCGGAAGGTGGCTGCCACCGACGCCTCGGTGTTCATCACCGGCGAGACGGGGTCGGGCAAGGAGATGATTGCGCAGTACATCCACTCCAAGAGTCGGCGACGCAATCGCCCGATCGTCGCCGTAAACTGCGCGGCCTTTCCCGAGGGCCTGCTGGAGTCGGAGATGTTCGGTCACGTGCGGGGATCGTTTACGGGGGCCGTTCGGGACAAGGAAGGCCTGCTGGAATCGGCCAACGGCGGGACGATGTTCCTGGACGAACTCACCGAGATGCCGAAGTCGTTACAGGCCAAGCTGCTGCGCGTCATTCAGGACGGCGTTGTGCGACGGGTCGGGAGCAACTCGACCAGCAGCGTCGTGAACATCCGGTTCATTGCGGCTTCCAACCGCGATCCCGACCGAGCGGTGGCTGACGGAGCGCTCCGCGAGGACCTGTTCTACCGGTTGCGTGTCGTGCCGATTGCGATTCCGCCACTTCGGGAACGCCCCGGCGACGTCGCGTTGCTGAGCGAGCACTTCCTGCAGAGGTACTGGCGGCAGCATCGCGGCATCGAGGAGCGCTGTCCCTCGCTGACGGAGGACGCGATTCGGGCGCTGCAGGCCTACGGGTGGCCGGGCAACGTCCGGGAGCTGCAGAACGCGTTGGAACACGCGGTTGTCTTGTTGGAACCTGGCCAGTCGGTCGGCGCGGCGGACATCCCGCTGCACGGGGAGTCGCGCTCCCGGCCGCTCTCAGGAAGCGCGATGGAGTGGTCGCCCGATCTGTTGCAGGAGAGTTACCACTCGGCCCGCGACCGGGTCATCGCGCAGTTTGAAAGGCGCTACATTGAGGAACTGGTGGTTGCGGCAGGCGGAAACATGTCGAAGGCGGCCCGCATCGCGGGTGTTGATCGCACGACGCTGTACCGGCTG